In Erigeron canadensis isolate Cc75 chromosome 8, C_canadensis_v1, whole genome shotgun sequence, the DNA window TAGATCATAAATGAAGGTGGAAGTAAAACTACTAATATATGATATCGGAAACATCCGAAAAACAGAAAGACAATAGAATGAGGCGTAATGGTTTCTTACTATATTAATTTTGTTGGTGAAAAAACCAAAGTAAATTGATTATAGAATGCATGAGGGTAGAATAGTCTATTTACTCTTAGATTCAGTGTAGGAATAAAAGTTTTCCGTGTAAAAATAACTACCCATCTTGAAATGTGACACTTTTTGATTTGTCTGCAGCACTTGACAGTAACGTAGACTAATTGTACATgaatatacataaatacaatCAATTAGACAAAAAGTGTAACTAATAATCTTGAATAATTCTGTATACGAGCTAGCTAGTCATGCACAAGACGACCCAGGCCGATTAGtaagaaaataattataaatttataataccAATTTCTTTGAATATGTTAGGCCGCATCCAATGTTGAAACCTGCTGCCTTTTTATCTTTGGGGGCCGGGTTGGCTGCTAATTAAATCAGGGCATAATAGGTCACACTCAGGGGCGGATGTATTCAGTGTGATACGGGGGGTAATGCCCCCTGTAACTTTGAGAATTATGTAGTGCTAAAAGTTCAAAAATTACATGTTAAATTTAACCAATATCTATATGTGCCCTCGTATAAAAAGTGATGTGCCCTCGGCTCATTTAAAATGCATTACTGATAAAAGCAATATACTATTAGACTTATTTTATAATCACACATCTATCCCTTCTTTTCTCTTCATTCTATGATGTGGGATTTAAAAAACTTTAAGCATATATGTTAGTTCAGTAAGCTAACAAAGACACAACAAATAAAGAATATTTATCTAAATTGAATCTTATTTTTTCCAGTAATAGCTATTGTTAATACTCAAAAGTTAACTTTTAATAACTCAATATATACATGAGATTACAATCTTTTCAATTATCGTTCTTGAACGTTTCCTGTTTTCTTGTCTCCATATATTGAATATCTTTTACTTTTGTACTTCCTTCTATGTAAAAGATTAGATATATACTACCTTCTTAAGCAAGAACTATCACATATCGTTTAATTAAAACATTGTGTTCAAGAACTATCACATATCGTTTAATTAAAACATTGTGTTCAAGAACTATCAcatatcatttaattaaaatattgtgTTCAAGTAAGCTATTTTTTTGCCCCCTGAAACCCAAATCTCTAGATCTGCCTCTGGTCACACTTTAAAGTCATTCATTGGTTACATAATTAAGAACTTTGATGTAGTGCTGAATAGTTACTATGTCACAactattctttcttttttggaaTGGCGCATTTTAGACAACAACTATATACGTGAGGGTCACTACTAGAAAGGCCAAAGACTCAATTGAAGTTTGAACTTTCATTCATCTGTTGGTAAAACCCCATGAATGTCACAACTATTTTTGATGTGGTTGTTGTCGATCTGTTAAGTTTGTGTAGCTTAACACACCATTACTTTTACCCTCATGAATTGAATGCACCTGCGCGTTAATAGTACAATAATAGAAAGTGCCTTAATGTTGTTACATAGTCCGGTTTTAGTCATGAACCATCTTGATCAAAGAATTTAAACAATCACGTTTAAATCAGAATTTACAGATGTTTCATGGAAAAAAAACACCCGTGTTAAAAGTGGAAAAAAATGACCAACTACATGGACAATTTGTAATAACAAACCCTGTATAGTTTATTAGAAATAATGTGTTTAGCTCGATTTATTTCTTCAATGAATCAACTCAATGTGCATAGTCATagtgataaatatttttaaagaaagggtattgatttgattttaatcGGGATATGATATATCGTGATATTTTTTGACAGACATCATGTGGTGAGGATATATATAAGCTAGACCTCATAGTGATGGTTTGATATAGTAAGATCATAAATCATAACAGTAAAATCTAGAGCATTTGTACGTTACTAGAACAAAACAAAACACCTAGCTGGGCAAGGGTCGTTTTTCAAAGTGTAAGTGGCCTGGTGGAAACACCTTAATCCCATTTACCGTATTGGTACCCAGAATGCACACCACATAACTCTCTGCCCAGTGAATTACCATTCTCATATcacaaatataattatacattagCTTTTAGCAAGTTTCGAACCCGGGTATATTTAGTCGATCCCTGCATTTGTGGGAACATTTATGGTGGTGGTACCGTTGGGCTATTGCCACTTTGGGGCAAGGGTCGTTGGAGGTGTTACTTTCATGATATAAATTTTGTTGGAATAGTAGAAAACTAGAAATGGTGGTGGCAATGGATTTAAATTCAATTCATTATTAGTTATTATCAATAAATAAACCACAAAAGGACAGATATTATATCTCTATTACTTAATAAAGCAAATTCTCTCCCCCCCaattaaatatttctgtctttgaaatacctgttttttttttctttgcgtaactacccaaaatccctaGTAAAGCAGACTGTCTTCCCCACTactgtcgccgcattgcgcgggtaccatgctcgtatatatattatagtacGAGTATACAGCTAACAATAGAGTACAAGAAAGACACCGGAGACTTGCAATATTGCTTGTGGAATGGATAAGAAGCAAGTGGCCATTGTTGGAGCCGGAATCAGTGGTCTCCTAGCCTGTAAATACTGTCTTTCCAACGGTTTTGATCCTACAGTGTTCGAATCAGAATCGGACATTGGTGGTGTATGGGCTAAAACCATAAAAACTACAAGGCTCCAGTCACCTAAATCTTTGTATCAGTTTTCTGACTTCCCATGGCCCGATTCAGTCCCTGATGTGTTCCCTACTCAACAACAGATACTAGACTACATCCGTTCCTACGCCAACCATTTTGATCTCTTGCCCCACATCAAATTCGATTCTCGAGTCAAGGGAATCAACTACGTTGGACCATATTCGGAGACATGGTCACTTTGGAATGGAAATGGCGAGCCTTTTCCACCCCAAGGCAAATGGAATGTTACTGTTGAGAACACTGAAAATGCCACCATCCAGGTACTTATACGTAACGTACGTAGGTAgttttctcttttagttatgGGCTCATTCAAGGTCTTACAACTTAATTGGACTTTTCTCATTTTACAtcttaatatattgtttttagtttttacttaTCAAATGACAAGAGAGCAAAAATAGTTGCATTTTCCTACAATTTattactattaattaatttacatacaTAAAGGAGGAACAAAAATCTGTTCATTGATCTTGAAACCAGGTTTACAATGTGGATTTTGTAATTCTGTGTTTGGGAAGATTTAAGGATGTACCAAATATACCAGAATGTCCTGCTGGGAAAGGCCCGGAATGTTTCCAAGGCAAAACGATACATTCAATGGAATATGCAGCCATGGATCACGACAAAGCTGCAGAATTTGTGAAAGGAAAGAAAGTCATTGTTGTTGGATTCGGGAAATCAGGACTTGACATTGCAAGGGAGTGCGCGTCCATCAATGGTTAGATGTAGTATAACTTATTCGGGTCTAACTTTTCTGATGATGTACATTTCTTCACCTAATTAAATCTGatagatatgtttttttttcaggCCCGGAACATACGTGTACTATTGTATACAGACGTGATCATTGGAAGCTCCCAGATTGGTATCCGTGGGGTGTCCCATTAGCGCTGCTCTACCTAAATCGCTTTTCTGAGCTCCTTGTGCATAAGCCCGGTGAAGGTTTTTTGCTGAGTCTTGTGGCCACTTTACTTTCACCTTTGGTAAGTCCTGCTATACCACTCTAGATGACTCACTTAGATTTACGTTatgatttatcaaatgattttcaATAATGAAAAACATATAGCCGTCATCACTTAGATGGGGGTGGTAGAGGACTAGAGGCTTTAGCCtcttggaagaaaaaaaacaggGTTAAAATCTTGGCAATGGTATGTGATGGAGTTTATAGAGTAGAAGTAGAGTACGATTtggtattaaaaaaagaatactaataaaaaatcatatgaagGTTGAACCAGCCAAATGGGTTTGAAAGGCACACAAAATATATTCCAAAATTTGCATATTGCCCTTTAAGCAATTAATC includes these proteins:
- the LOC122579339 gene encoding probable flavin-containing monooxygenase 1 — protein: MDKKQVAIVGAGISGLLACKYCLSNGFDPTVFESESDIGGVWAKTIKTTRLQSPKSLYQFSDFPWPDSVPDVFPTQQQILDYIRSYANHFDLLPHIKFDSRVKGINYVGPYSETWSLWNGNGEPFPPQGKWNVTVENTENATIQVYNVDFVILCLGRFKDVPNIPECPAGKGPECFQGKTIHSMEYAAMDHDKAAEFVKGKKVIVVGFGKSGLDIARECASINGPEHTCTIVYRRDHWKLPDWYPWGVPLALLYLNRFSELLVHKPGEGFLLSLVATLLSPLRWGVSKFVESYIKAKLPLTKFDMVPQQSFSKDTRSCMLSYMPNADDFFDEVEKGCIKLKKSPSFSFYNKGIFIKEDNTQIEAEVVIFATGFKGVGKLKNIFESSTFGHYIEGSPRVPLYRECIHPQIPQLAIIGFSESLSNLYISEMRSKWVVALLKGAFKLPSVNEMYKDIARWDEYMKQSSGEYHRRSAIGALEIWYNDQLCKDMGINHWRKNGYFANLFEPYGPMDYTKK